The following are encoded in a window of Gemmatimonadota bacterium genomic DNA:
- a CDS encoding tetratricopeptide repeat protein → MLLAGAFALGVAVLASLRAGALPASAPPAPDASGLSADSLQTLHAAAGVQLGAPGESVGPVSAEYHARTERLRARLDATPDDAATLDSLATLLYDAHKREEAATYYERLLELDPGRRQAWLDLANCYGSLVRWSDVGALMTRMLVRFPDDASALYNLGVAAINQGSVQEAREWWERAARQETAGAVAAMARAALERTRDQA, encoded by the coding sequence TTGCTGCTGGCGGGCGCGTTCGCGCTCGGGGTAGCCGTGCTGGCGTCGCTGCGCGCGGGAGCGCTTCCGGCGTCCGCTCCGCCGGCGCCGGATGCGTCCGGGCTGTCCGCCGACTCGCTCCAGACGCTGCACGCCGCCGCTGGCGTGCAGTTGGGTGCCCCCGGCGAATCCGTCGGCCCCGTCTCCGCCGAATACCATGCGCGCACGGAGCGTCTGCGCGCCCGCCTCGACGCCACGCCCGACGACGCGGCGACCCTGGATAGCCTGGCGACCCTCCTGTACGACGCACACAAGCGGGAGGAGGCTGCCACCTACTACGAGCGGCTCCTCGAGCTCGACCCCGGTCGCCGGCAGGCCTGGCTGGACCTGGCCAACTGCTACGGGTCCCTGGTGCGCTGGTCCGACGTGGGCGCCCTCATGACCCGCATGTTGGTCCGGTTCCCCGACGACGCGTCCGCCCTCTACAACCTCGGCGTGGCTGCGATCAACCAGGGAAGCGTGCAGGAGGCACGCGAGTGGTGGGAGCGCGCCGCGCGGCAGGAGACGGCAGGTGCGGTGGCCGCCATGGCGCGCGCCGCCCTCGAACGTACGCGGGACCAGGCGTAG
- a CDS encoding SPOR domain-containing protein → MNVRAWVGAATLVLAVPADLAAQGWTLDDVEARAAEARLDEARLALELWWDAFDDRSAADRERGLWLRARLTVDPDLAAQDYVRIVLEHPGGSYASRARHRLDQLAEARGERRAAQPRSAPAPLFALELAATDSYARAARVFDDALRAGLSPRLVRLPSDGEDRYRVRVGRYGERDRARRDERRLRRYDFDARVVDDARSETVVRRRGPG, encoded by the coding sequence GTGAACGTGCGGGCCTGGGTGGGTGCCGCTACGCTGGTGCTGGCGGTGCCTGCCGATCTCGCCGCACAGGGCTGGACGCTGGACGATGTCGAGGCGCGCGCCGCGGAGGCGCGGCTGGACGAGGCGCGCCTGGCGTTGGAGCTGTGGTGGGATGCTTTCGACGACCGCAGCGCCGCGGATCGCGAGCGCGGCCTGTGGCTGCGCGCGCGGCTCACCGTGGATCCGGACCTGGCGGCGCAGGACTACGTCCGCATCGTGCTGGAACACCCGGGCGGCAGCTACGCATCGCGCGCGCGCCACCGACTCGATCAGCTCGCCGAGGCCCGTGGAGAGCGCCGGGCTGCTCAGCCCCGGTCGGCACCGGCACCCCTGTTCGCGCTGGAGCTGGCCGCCACGGACTCCTACGCCCGCGCCGCCCGGGTCTTCGACGACGCGTTGCGCGCGGGCCTCTCCCCGCGGCTGGTCCGCCTCCCGTCCGACGGCGAGGACCGTTACCGCGTGCGGGTGGGTCGCTATGGCGAACGCGACCGGGCGCGCCGCGATGAGCGGCGCCTGCGACGGTACGACTTCGATGCGCGTGTGGTCGACGATGCCCGTTCCGAGACGGTCGTGCGTCGGCGCGGACCAGGGTAG
- the holA gene encoding DNA polymerase III subunit delta: protein MSSPLDGKKGGVFFLHGDDEFRKERAFQTLLERHLDASTRDFNLDVLRGTDVTVETLASVIGTPPMMAEWRVVLIRDAEGLAASSRTRAVIEDALARTPPGLALVLVARTGGSKAKFWTTLARKARSVEFEPLSPDDLPGWLMSWGQEHHGVEIEPDAARALAAGVGADLGILDQELAKLRDRVGDAQRITAADVEAAGTRLPAQDRWKWFDLVGERRFRDARRALPVLLDQGESGVGLAMSLGTHLLRLGLLNTGGAAALERVLPGHQKWLARRLAPQARRWTEPQIREALVGLARVDRLLKSASFSDEHLLEEWFLTLEARGRSAA from the coding sequence GTGTCCTCCCCCCTCGACGGGAAGAAGGGCGGGGTCTTCTTCCTCCACGGGGATGACGAGTTCCGGAAGGAGCGCGCCTTCCAGACCCTGCTCGAGCGCCATCTCGACGCCTCCACGCGCGACTTCAACCTGGATGTCCTGCGCGGCACCGACGTGACCGTCGAGACGCTCGCGTCCGTGATCGGCACGCCTCCCATGATGGCCGAGTGGCGCGTGGTGCTGATCCGCGACGCAGAGGGCCTCGCGGCCAGCTCGCGCACGCGCGCCGTGATCGAGGATGCCTTGGCGCGCACGCCGCCGGGTCTGGCGCTCGTGCTGGTGGCGCGCACCGGTGGCTCCAAGGCCAAGTTCTGGACCACGCTCGCCCGCAAGGCGCGCTCGGTCGAGTTCGAGCCGCTCTCTCCCGACGACCTGCCGGGCTGGCTGATGAGCTGGGGACAGGAGCACCACGGGGTTGAGATCGAACCCGACGCGGCCCGCGCACTCGCGGCGGGCGTGGGAGCCGACCTCGGTATCCTGGACCAGGAGCTGGCCAAGCTGCGCGACCGCGTGGGCGACGCCCAGCGCATCACGGCGGCGGACGTCGAGGCGGCCGGGACCCGCCTGCCCGCGCAGGATCGCTGGAAGTGGTTCGACCTGGTCGGGGAGCGCCGCTTCCGCGACGCGCGCCGGGCGCTGCCGGTCCTCCTGGACCAAGGCGAATCGGGCGTGGGCCTGGCGATGAGCCTCGGCACGCACCTGCTGCGCCTCGGCCTCCTCAACACCGGGGGCGCCGCCGCGTTGGAGCGGGTGCTACCCGGGCATCAGAAGTGGCTGGCGCGCAGGCTCGCTCCCCAGGCGCGCCGCTGGACCGAGCCCCAGATCCGCGAAGCGCTCGTAGGCCTCGCGCGCGTCGATCGCCTCCTGAAGAGCGCGAGCTTCTCCGATGAGCACCTGTTGGAGGAGTGGTTCCTGACGCTGGAAGCGCGCGGCCGGAGCGCCGCGTGA
- a CDS encoding sigma-70 family RNA polymerase sigma factor, whose protein sequence is MMGARKISLLERAGPDGTGASREARVERGQLGDSEVVQAFLAGDERAFGELVERYDQRLLNFVYRTVGDRERAQDLVQETFVRVYRHLHRFDQTKKFSTWIYTIAGNLAKNELRNRSRNPLVLFQTIKKNWDADHRPLEWEDSKLKPDDLYRKRFLREKVEEAVSELPEHHREVFVLRELEGKTYEEIAEITDCNLGTVKSRLNRARNNFARIIAPMID, encoded by the coding sequence ATGATGGGAGCGCGGAAGATCAGCCTGTTGGAGCGAGCGGGTCCCGACGGGACCGGCGCCTCGCGTGAGGCTCGTGTCGAGCGCGGCCAGCTCGGCGACTCGGAGGTGGTGCAGGCGTTCCTGGCCGGGGACGAGCGTGCCTTCGGTGAGCTGGTGGAACGCTACGACCAACGCCTGTTGAATTTCGTCTATCGCACGGTCGGAGACCGCGAGCGTGCGCAGGACCTGGTGCAGGAGACGTTCGTGCGGGTGTATCGCCACCTGCATCGGTTCGACCAGACCAAGAAGTTCTCCACGTGGATCTACACCATCGCGGGGAACCTGGCCAAGAACGAGTTGCGGAACCGCTCGCGGAATCCGCTGGTGCTGTTCCAGACCATCAAGAAGAACTGGGACGCGGACCATCGGCCGCTGGAGTGGGAGGACAGCAAGCTCAAGCCCGACGATCTCTACCGGAAGCGCTTCCTGCGCGAGAAGGTGGAGGAGGCCGTCTCCGAGCTGCCGGAGCACCACCGCGAGGTGTTCGTGCTGCGGGAGCTGGAGGGGAAGACCTACGAGGAGATCGCCGAGATCACCGACTGCAACCTGGGGACGGTCAAGAGCCGCCTGAACCGGGCCCGCAACAACTTCGCCCGGATCATCGCCCCGATGATCGACTAG
- a CDS encoding MFS transporter — protein MDRIWNRDVVGWSLFDFGSSAFNTLVVTFVFNIYFTNVIAPSDVEGTILWGRAVNLSAVVVALLMPVLGAIADYSGRKKVFLVLFSLQSIVFTCLLFFMGPGDAWAAAALFVVANIGFESANVFYNAFLPEVSSARTIGRISGIGYFLGYIGGLICLALGLGMVRGWLPEADDLNVRATNLLVAGWFFVFSLPMFFGVRERAERRGAPEGGYVRVGFQRLRETTRHLRELREATKLIVARMIYNDGLTTVIVFAGVYAAAVLGMEIEQVLAMGIALNVAAGIGAFAFGFIDDRIGGKRTIVITLLGLIVAGVVGVNASSVAGFWLAATLIGVMMGPNQSASRSLLAKLVPEHKHAEAFGLYAFSGKMSSLLGPLAYTTALAWTGNHRVAMGTIVGFFAVGLLLLLGVREREGIELAARLNDAFEVERAGAAG, from the coding sequence ATGGACAGGATCTGGAATCGCGACGTCGTCGGCTGGTCGCTGTTCGACTTCGGCAGCTCGGCGTTCAACACGCTGGTCGTGACGTTCGTCTTCAACATCTACTTCACCAACGTCATTGCCCCATCCGACGTGGAAGGGACGATCCTCTGGGGCCGGGCGGTGAACCTGTCGGCCGTCGTGGTCGCCCTCTTGATGCCCGTGTTGGGCGCCATCGCCGATTACTCGGGTCGCAAGAAGGTCTTCCTGGTCCTCTTCTCATTGCAGTCGATCGTCTTCACGTGCCTGCTCTTCTTCATGGGGCCGGGCGACGCCTGGGCGGCGGCGGCCCTGTTCGTCGTGGCCAACATCGGCTTCGAGTCCGCGAACGTCTTCTACAACGCCTTCCTGCCCGAGGTCTCCTCGGCGCGCACCATCGGGCGCATCTCCGGCATCGGGTACTTCCTCGGCTACATCGGTGGACTCATCTGCCTCGCACTCGGTCTGGGCATGGTACGGGGTTGGCTCCCCGAGGCCGACGATCTGAACGTGCGCGCCACGAATCTCCTGGTGGCGGGTTGGTTCTTCGTTTTCTCGCTGCCCATGTTCTTCGGCGTTCGGGAGCGGGCCGAGCGACGCGGGGCGCCGGAAGGGGGCTATGTCCGGGTGGGGTTCCAGCGGCTGCGGGAGACCACGCGCCATCTGCGGGAGCTGCGTGAGGCAACCAAGCTCATCGTGGCGCGCATGATCTACAACGACGGCCTCACCACCGTGATCGTCTTTGCCGGCGTCTACGCCGCCGCGGTGCTCGGGATGGAGATCGAGCAGGTCCTGGCGATGGGCATCGCTCTCAACGTGGCCGCGGGGATCGGCGCGTTCGCCTTCGGCTTCATCGACGACCGCATCGGCGGCAAGCGCACCATCGTCATCACGCTTCTCGGGCTGATCGTGGCCGGGGTGGTCGGCGTGAACGCGTCGAGCGTGGCGGGCTTCTGGCTGGCGGCCACGTTGATCGGCGTGATGATGGGCCCCAACCAGTCGGCCAGCCGCAGCCTGCTGGCCAAGCTGGTGCCGGAGCACAAGCACGCCGAGGCGTTCGGGCTGTATGCCTTCTCGGGGAAGATGTCCTCCCTGCTGGGGCCGCTGGCCTACACGACCGCGCTGGCCTGGACCGGCAACCACCGGGTGGCCATGGGCACCATCGTCGGCTTCTTCGCGGTCGGCCTGCTGCTCCTCCTGGGGGTGCGGGAGCGCGAGGGGATCGAGCTGGCGGCGCGCCTGAACGACGCGTTCGAGGTCGAGCGGGCGGGGGCGGCGGGATAG
- a CDS encoding NUDIX hydrolase, producing the protein MPSDDSARLDRRMVHEGRIVRLSVDTVRFPDGSVGELELVRHRGASCVVPFLEDPTTAADPRVVMLRQYRYAAGGAMWEVPAGMPAFDGEDWDVCARRELEEETGYVPGTLRRLTEIHTTPGFTDEVIRIYAAWDLSEGSTGRDADEFMEVVALPWSEVEGLIEQGEITDAKTLVSLLYAGRFLLEPGRRG; encoded by the coding sequence ATGCCGAGCGACGACTCCGCCCGACTCGATCGGCGCATGGTGCACGAAGGGCGCATCGTGCGGTTGAGCGTGGACACGGTGCGCTTCCCGGACGGCTCGGTGGGCGAGCTGGAGCTGGTGCGTCATCGCGGTGCGTCCTGCGTGGTGCCCTTCCTGGAGGATCCGACCACGGCCGCCGACCCCCGCGTGGTGATGCTCCGGCAGTACCGCTACGCGGCCGGCGGCGCGATGTGGGAGGTGCCCGCCGGCATGCCCGCCTTCGACGGGGAGGACTGGGACGTGTGCGCCCGGCGGGAGCTGGAGGAGGAGACCGGGTACGTGCCGGGCACGCTGCGGCGCTTGACGGAGATCCACACCACGCCGGGCTTCACCGACGAGGTGATCCGCATCTATGCCGCGTGGGACCTGTCGGAGGGCAGCACCGGGCGCGACGCCGACGAGTTCATGGAGGTCGTGGCCCTTCCCTGGAGTGAGGTCGAAGGGTTGATCGAGCAGGGCGAGATCACGGACGCCAAGACGCTGGTGTCCCTGTTGTACGCAGGACGCTTCCTGCTGGAGCCCGGCCGGCGCGGATAG
- a CDS encoding pitrilysin family protein, giving the protein MSSRTHVDVPAPGRIRPFTPPRVETTRVGPGVPFTVARMPRIPLVTLNLLLDASESVVGVDDAGLAVFTGRALEGGTARRSASELAEALESIGTAVSVHTGWDATVIGMTCTADRTLEAFDLLAEMVLEPAFPADEVERLRNQRLAQIEHELADPRTLAGHSAARLVYAEGEPYGRRLSGERATVSRMDPERLAAFHARAYRPAGAAVVAAGDVDADALAARIEDRFAGWTGVGPGRPALSCAPRSEEPRVWIVHREGAVQSEIRIGHVGASRATPDFFALRVFNEILGGLFSSRLNLNLRERHGFTYGVRARFDLRRNDGPFLVSTAVETAVTAAAVREALSELRAMVGDGPTDEEVESARDYMAGVFPLQFETGGQVANQVGRLWVYDLPEDEYDLYRDRIRAVTTDAARAAGRAHVHPERAQVVVVGDADAIRADLEALGHGPVEVVEPG; this is encoded by the coding sequence ATGAGCTCCCGTACCCACGTGGACGTGCCCGCGCCGGGTCGCATCCGGCCCTTCACACCACCGCGCGTGGAAACGACACGCGTCGGACCCGGAGTTCCGTTCACCGTGGCGCGCATGCCGCGCATCCCGCTGGTCACGCTCAACCTGCTGCTGGATGCGTCCGAGTCCGTGGTCGGGGTCGACGACGCCGGACTCGCCGTGTTCACCGGACGCGCGCTGGAGGGCGGCACCGCGCGCCGGAGCGCGTCCGAGCTGGCGGAAGCGCTCGAGTCGATCGGCACGGCCGTCTCCGTGCACACCGGGTGGGATGCGACGGTCATCGGCATGACGTGCACGGCCGACCGCACCCTGGAGGCGTTCGACCTGCTGGCGGAGATGGTGCTGGAGCCGGCTTTCCCGGCCGACGAGGTGGAGCGGTTGCGCAACCAGCGCCTCGCCCAGATCGAGCACGAACTCGCCGATCCCCGGACGCTCGCCGGCCACTCGGCCGCCCGCCTGGTCTACGCGGAGGGCGAGCCCTACGGGCGGCGCCTGAGCGGGGAGCGCGCGACGGTCTCCCGCATGGATCCGGAGCGTCTGGCCGCCTTCCATGCGCGCGCGTACCGGCCCGCGGGTGCCGCCGTGGTGGCCGCCGGGGACGTGGACGCCGACGCGTTGGCCGCGCGCATCGAGGACCGCTTCGCGGGATGGACCGGGGTGGGTCCGGGCCGGCCGGCCCTCTCGTGTGCGCCGCGCTCCGAGGAGCCACGCGTCTGGATCGTCCACCGGGAAGGAGCCGTGCAGTCGGAGATCCGCATCGGACACGTGGGCGCGTCACGCGCCACGCCCGACTTCTTCGCCCTGCGTGTCTTCAACGAGATCCTGGGCGGCCTCTTCTCCAGCCGCCTCAACCTCAACCTGCGCGAGCGGCACGGCTTCACGTACGGCGTGCGCGCCCGCTTCGACCTGCGCCGCAACGACGGGCCCTTCCTGGTCTCCACCGCGGTCGAGACCGCGGTGACCGCCGCGGCCGTGCGCGAGGCGCTCTCCGAGCTTCGCGCCATGGTGGGGGACGGCCCCACCGACGAGGAGGTCGAGTCCGCCCGCGACTACATGGCCGGCGTGTTCCCGTTGCAGTTCGAGACGGGCGGCCAGGTCGCCAACCAGGTGGGACGCCTGTGGGTCTACGACCTCCCGGAAGACGAGTACGACCTGTATCGCGACCGCATCCGGGCCGTCACGACGGACGCGGCGCGTGCCGCGGGCCGGGCGCACGTGCATCCGGAGCGGGCCCAGGTCGTGGTGGTGGGAGACGCCGACGCCATCCGGGCCGACCTGGAGGCCCTGGGCCACGGCCCCGTCGAGGTGGTGGAGCCCGGTTGA
- a CDS encoding pitrilysin family protein has product MIEIPFERHRLANGLRIVLAPDDTAPIVGVNLWYGVGSRNEPEGLTGFAHLFEHMMFQGSEHVPKNRHFELVERAGGSLNASTWFDRTNYYETLPSHHLELALWLEADRMGWMLPAMTQEKLDNQRDVVKNERRWRYDNQPYGDWDERMQALVYPDTHPYHHTVIGSMEDIDAASLEDVSEFFRTFYLPNNAVLTVCGDFERETALAMIERNFGEIPAGPQVPELPGEPDVDPLLGVSVFERVEAQVPLPRVYVGLRVPRFTDPRFHAADVAFGVLASGRASRLYSRLIREQRIAKDVAGFVFPIDTGAALAVVWATGLPHVDPDTLEQAVLAELDGLEDVRGGEVERAVALAETRLLSSVEEIGERADLLSMFEHYFEDPGRLSGEIDRLREVGADDVEAFAREFLGSENRAVLTYLPENGE; this is encoded by the coding sequence TTGATCGAGATCCCGTTCGAGCGGCATCGGCTGGCCAACGGCCTGCGCATCGTGCTCGCTCCCGACGACACCGCCCCGATCGTGGGCGTGAACCTCTGGTACGGCGTCGGCTCCCGCAACGAGCCCGAGGGGCTGACCGGCTTCGCGCACCTCTTCGAGCACATGATGTTCCAGGGCTCGGAGCACGTGCCCAAGAACCGGCACTTCGAGCTGGTCGAGCGCGCGGGCGGCTCGCTCAACGCGTCCACCTGGTTCGACCGCACCAACTACTACGAGACGCTGCCGTCCCACCACCTGGAGCTGGCGTTGTGGTTGGAGGCCGATCGCATGGGATGGATGCTCCCGGCGATGACCCAGGAGAAGCTGGACAACCAGCGGGACGTGGTGAAGAACGAGCGGCGCTGGCGCTATGACAACCAACCCTACGGGGACTGGGACGAGCGCATGCAGGCGCTCGTGTACCCGGACACGCATCCCTACCACCACACGGTGATCGGCTCGATGGAGGACATCGACGCCGCCAGCCTCGAGGACGTCTCCGAGTTCTTCCGCACGTTCTATCTGCCCAACAACGCCGTGCTCACGGTCTGCGGCGACTTCGAGCGCGAGACGGCGCTGGCGATGATCGAGCGCAACTTCGGGGAGATCCCCGCCGGGCCCCAGGTCCCGGAGCTTCCGGGCGAGCCGGACGTCGACCCGCTGCTGGGGGTGAGCGTGTTCGAGCGGGTGGAGGCCCAGGTGCCGCTCCCGCGGGTCTACGTGGGCCTGCGCGTCCCGCGCTTCACCGACCCGCGCTTCCACGCGGCCGACGTGGCCTTCGGCGTTCTGGCGTCGGGGCGCGCCTCGCGCCTGTACTCGCGCCTGATCCGTGAGCAGCGCATCGCCAAGGACGTCGCCGGCTTCGTCTTTCCGATCGACACCGGCGCCGCGCTGGCGGTGGTCTGGGCCACGGGCCTGCCGCACGTCGATCCCGACACGTTGGAGCAGGCGGTGCTGGCGGAGCTGGACGGGCTGGAGGACGTGCGCGGCGGAGAGGTCGAGCGCGCGGTGGCGCTGGCCGAGACCCGCCTCCTCTCGTCGGTGGAGGAGATCGGGGAGCGAGCGGACCTCTTGTCGATGTTCGAGCACTACTTCGAGGATCCGGGTCGCCTCTCCGGGGAGATCGATCGGCTGCGGGAGGTGGGCGCCGACGACGTGGAGGCCTTCGCGCGCGAGTTCCTGGGTTCGGAGAACCGCGCCGTGCTCACCTACCTCCCGGAGAACGGCGAATGA
- a CDS encoding 2,3-bisphosphoglycerate-independent phosphoglycerate mutase: MSAITVPDDLVSRGDGGSIVLLVLDGLGGLPGPSGLTELEAARTPHLDALAARSSLGVFNPVAPGVTPGSGPAHLALFGYDPLQYPIGRGILSALGVGFDLKAGDVAFRLNLASLDREGRISDRRAGRPSDAEGRAVIDRVRGALEVPDDVELHVLHEKEHRAVMILRGPGLGGAVEDTDPQETGVPPLPARAAGPDSVRTAEIVESLLTQSRALLADDPKVHAFLARGFSRYEGIPSFRERFGLSGVALAKYPMYRGVARLVGMAVEVEPAGDEETVAALESSWERFDYSFLHFKATDARGEDGDFDAKVAAIEAIDALVPRVVELEPDVLMVTGDHSTPATLKAHSWHPVPVLLASRWARPTAQRFGERDCRGGDLGHFRGVELMSLALAHAGRLEKYGA, translated from the coding sequence ATGAGCGCGATCACCGTTCCGGACGATCTGGTCTCCCGTGGTGACGGGGGCTCCATCGTCCTGCTCGTCCTCGATGGCCTGGGCGGTCTGCCCGGCCCCTCCGGTCTGACCGAGCTGGAGGCCGCACGTACGCCCCACCTGGACGCCCTGGCCGCCCGCTCCTCGCTCGGCGTCTTCAACCCGGTCGCTCCCGGGGTGACGCCCGGCAGCGGTCCGGCCCATCTGGCGCTCTTCGGCTACGACCCCCTGCAGTACCCGATCGGACGGGGCATCCTCTCGGCGCTCGGCGTCGGGTTCGATCTCAAGGCGGGAGACGTCGCCTTCCGGCTGAACCTGGCCTCGCTGGACCGCGAGGGGCGCATCAGCGATCGCCGTGCGGGTCGCCCCTCGGACGCCGAAGGGCGCGCGGTCATCGACAGGGTGCGGGGCGCGCTCGAGGTCCCCGACGACGTGGAGCTGCACGTCCTGCACGAGAAGGAGCACCGGGCGGTCATGATCCTGCGCGGCCCTGGCCTGGGGGGCGCGGTCGAGGACACCGACCCGCAGGAGACCGGGGTCCCACCGCTGCCGGCGCGCGCCGCCGGGCCCGACTCCGTGCGCACGGCCGAGATCGTGGAGTCCCTGCTCACGCAGTCGCGTGCGCTGCTCGCCGACGATCCGAAGGTGCATGCCTTCCTCGCGCGGGGGTTCAGCCGCTACGAGGGCATCCCTTCGTTCCGTGAGCGCTTCGGTCTGTCGGGCGTCGCGCTCGCGAAGTACCCGATGTACCGCGGCGTCGCGCGTCTCGTGGGCATGGCCGTCGAGGTGGAGCCCGCCGGGGACGAGGAGACCGTGGCGGCGCTCGAGTCGAGCTGGGAGCGCTTCGACTACTCCTTCCTGCATTTCAAGGCCACGGACGCGCGCGGGGAGGACGGAGACTTCGACGCCAAGGTGGCCGCCATCGAAGCCATCGACGCGCTCGTGCCGCGCGTCGTGGAGCTGGAGCCGGACGTGCTCATGGTGACCGGCGATCATTCGACGCCCGCCACGCTCAAGGCGCACTCCTGGCACCCCGTGCCCGTCCTGCTGGCCTCGCGCTGGGCGCGCCCGACGGCGCAGCGCTTCGGCGAGCGCGATTGCCGGGGCGGCGACCTCGGCCACTTCCGCGGCGTGGAGCTGATGTCGCTCGCGCTCGCGCATGCGGGTCGCCTCGAGAAGTACGGAGCGTGA
- a CDS encoding aminotransferase class I/II-fold pyridoxal phosphate-dependent enzyme, producing the protein MKLTRFEMERYQSTFEHRVRYNLSESGVHPLNTAELLELAGSDVDLLSIRHEYGQSNGSDALRARIAALYPGASERGVLVTVGGAEANFTAAWHLMEQGQKVAVMVPNYMQVPGMLETFGAEVLTFPLLEETGWQPDLDRLRACLEQGARFILVTNPNNPTGAILTEASMDAIVREADRFGAWILADEVYKGAELDGNETPSFFGRGERILVTNSLSKAYGLPGLRIGWIVGPEQIREDLWSRTDYTTITPATLSDLLATLALEPATRERIRTRTRSILTRNLPLLIEWMEGQQGLFSYRPPQAGAICYVRYDAPVNSTELAERLRTEDDVLVVPGDHFGMDHHLRIGIGPPAELLLEGLERMARQFEAARA; encoded by the coding sequence GTGAAGCTCACGCGCTTCGAGATGGAGCGGTACCAGTCGACGTTCGAGCACCGCGTCCGCTACAACCTCTCCGAGAGCGGCGTCCACCCCCTCAACACGGCCGAGCTGCTGGAGCTGGCGGGCAGCGACGTGGACCTGCTGTCCATCCGGCACGAATACGGGCAGTCCAACGGCTCCGACGCGCTGCGGGCGCGGATCGCGGCGCTCTATCCCGGCGCCAGCGAACGCGGCGTGCTCGTCACCGTGGGCGGGGCCGAGGCCAACTTCACGGCGGCCTGGCACCTGATGGAGCAGGGCCAGAAGGTGGCGGTGATGGTCCCCAACTACATGCAGGTGCCGGGGATGCTCGAGACCTTCGGCGCCGAGGTGCTCACCTTCCCGTTGCTGGAGGAGACCGGCTGGCAGCCCGACCTGGACCGCTTGCGCGCGTGCCTGGAGCAGGGCGCCCGCTTCATCCTGGTCACCAACCCCAACAACCCCACGGGCGCCATCCTCACCGAGGCGTCGATGGACGCCATCGTGCGCGAAGCCGACCGCTTCGGGGCGTGGATCCTGGCCGACGAGGTCTACAAGGGCGCCGAGCTGGACGGCAACGAGACGCCGTCCTTCTTCGGCCGCGGCGAGCGCATCCTCGTCACCAATTCCCTCTCCAAGGCCTACGGGCTGCCCGGGCTGCGCATCGGATGGATCGTGGGACCCGAGCAGATCCGGGAAGACCTGTGGAGCCGCACCGACTACACCACCATCACGCCGGCCACGCTGTCCGACCTGTTGGCCACGCTGGCGCTGGAGCCCGCCACCCGGGAGCGCATCCGCACACGCACGCGCTCCATCCTGACGCGCAACCTGCCGCTGCTGATCGAGTGGATGGAGGGTCAGCAGGGGCTGTTCTCCTACCGGCCGCCGCAGGCCGGTGCGATCTGCTACGTGCGCTACGACGCGCCCGTGAACTCCACCGAGCTGGCCGAGCGACTGCGCACGGAGGACGACGTGCTGGTGGTGCCCGGCGACCACTTCGGCATGGACCACCACCTGCGCATCGGGATCGGACCGCCCGCCGAGCTGCTGCTCGAGGGCCTGGAGCGGATGGCGCGCCAGTTCGAGGCGGCGCGCGCCTGA